Proteins from a single region of Corvus hawaiiensis isolate bCorHaw1 chromosome 6, bCorHaw1.pri.cur, whole genome shotgun sequence:
- the LOC125328052 gene encoding uncharacterized protein LOC125328052 yields MNNHPGVGGVASTSRRGAAAGSGYSRSARGRAGPAALSLARCRRALLEPWHRKRRRGHHPATPPRRSARILAPSAATTVTEAPRRFTCRRTRRAPWLPGDNAHFGISFSPRHQRLPQASPAAKRCFKIQRDVPLQSPRQTNAPSDGTCEGSPCPCGGIALTLLTPRAPALAPALPPAVAAPGLPHTAVSPCPGPTGAPRGCGEVRDRESGCCWLCAFR; encoded by the exons ATGAATAATCACCCGGGGGTGGGGGGTGTTGCTTCTACGAGCAGGCGTGGGGCAGCCGCCGGCTCAGGGTACTCGCGGAGTGCGCGGGGTcgcgccggcccggccgccctGTCCCTTGCGCGTTGTCGCCGGGCGCTGTTGGAACCGTGGCACCGCAAGCGCCGCCGGGGCCACCACCCGGCGACACCCCCGCGGCGCTCAGCCCGCATACTCGCCCCCTCTGCAGCGACAACAGTGACAGAGGCGCCGCGAAGGTTCACCTGCCGCAGGACACGCCGAGCCCCTTGGCTTCCCGGTGACAATGCACACTTCGGGATTTCCTTTTCCCCGAGGCATCAAAGGTTACCGCAAGCATCGCCAGCCGCCAAGAGATGTTTTAAGATTCAAAGG GATGTGCCACTTCAGAGTCCACGGCAAACTAACGCACCCTCGGATGGCACTTGTGAAGGCAGCCCGTGCCCGTGCGGAGGGATCGCGCTGACCTTGCTGACACCGCGGGCTCCGGCGCTTGCTCCCGCTCTGCCTCCCGCTGTGGCCGCACCGGGGCTCCCGCACACCGCGGTGTCCCCCTGCCCGGGACCCACAGGGGccccgcggggctgcggggaggTGCGGGATCGGGAGagcggctgctgctggctttgcGCGTTTCGGTGA